A part of Tachysurus vachellii isolate PV-2020 chromosome 4, HZAU_Pvac_v1, whole genome shotgun sequence genomic DNA contains:
- the mybphb gene encoding myosin binding protein Hb isoform X2 — MPAKPAPVKKGAKVVKKEVPPPKPEPAPEAPPAEAPPAEAPPAEAPPAEAPPAEAPPPAAEAPVAAEQVPAEAPKDEPTSEPLELIVEDVNDVSVTIQWRPPATIGNAGLDGYIVECCKEGTGDWKAVNEQLTISCRYVIKNQTTGDRLNIRVVAMNSGGRSPPATLADAVLVREVVDRPKIRLPRFLRQRYVMKVGEKVNLVIPFTGKPQPVVTWTKDGQPIDTKRVNIRNSDRDSIFFIRAAERADSGVYEMCVKVESFEDKSQLTLQIIELPGPPASVKIVDSWGFNVALEWTEPKDNGNTTITGYTVQKADKKTGDWFTVLEHYHRLNATVSDLIMGNTYAFRVFTENKCGISNDATVTKTTATIQKTSIEYKPPDYKERDISEAPKFTTPMPDRCATVGYSTKLLCSVRGFPKPKIQWMKNQMIIGDDPKYRQINNQGICSLEIRKPSNFDGGVYVCKAINEHGEALVSCKLEVKQAVIHDADKK; from the exons ATGCCGGCCAAGCCAGCACCCGTTAAGAAAGGGGCCAAGGTGGTGAAGAAGGAGGTGCCACCACCGAAGCCAGAACCTGCACCTGAGGCGCCTCCAGCTGAAGCTCCACCTGCCGAAGCGCCACCTGCTGAAGCCCCGCCAGCTGAAGCCCCGCCAGCTGAAGCCCCACCGCCCGCCGCCGAGGCCCCTGTAGCCGCTGAGCAAGTTCCAGCCGAGGCTCCCAAAGACG AGCCCACCAGTGAGCCTTTGGAGTTGATTGTAGAGGATGTCAATGATGTTTCGGTCACTATCCAGTGGAGACCTCCTGCTACCATTGGGAACGCTGGCTTGGATGGATACATTGTGGAATGCTGCAAGGAAGGAA CTGGTGATTGGAAAGCTGTTAACGAACAGCTGACCATTTCCTGCCGTTATGTCATTAAGAACCAGACCACTGGTGACCGTCTCAACATCAGGGTGGTGGCTATGAACTCTGGTGGCCGCAGCCCTCCTGCCACTTTAGCCGATGCCGTCCTGGTCAGAGAAGTCGTAG ATCGCCCCAAGATTCGGCTGCCACGTTTCCTCAGGCAGCGTTATGTGATGAAAGTTGGAGAGAAAGTCAACCTTGTCATCCCCTTCACT GGCAAACCCCAGCCTGTTGTCACCTGGACAAAGGACGGACAGCCCATTGACACCAAGAGAGTGAACATCCGCAACAGTGACAGGGACAGCATCTTCTTCATCCGTGCAGCAGAGCGAGCTGACTCCGGTGTCTATGAGATGTGTGTTAAAGTGGAAAGCTTTGAAGACAAATCCCAGCTGACTCTGCAGATTATTG AACTGCCAGGTCCACCAGCTAGCGTAAAGATTGTGGATTCCTGGGGGTTCAATGTTGCTTTGGAATGGACTGAGCCAAAGGACAACGGAAACACAACCATCACTGGATACACAGTGCAGAAGGCTGACAAAAAGACTGGG GACTGGTTCACAGTGCTGGAGCATTATCACAGGCTGAATGCAACTGTCTCAGACCTGATCATGGGAAATACTTATGCTTTCAGGGTCTTCACCGAGAACAAGTGTGGAATCAGCAATGATGCCACTGTTACAAAGACCACTGCCACCATCCAGAAGACAA GTATTGAATATAAACCACCAGACTACAAGGAACGTGACATAAGCGAGGCCCCCAAGTTCACCACGCCCATGCCAGACCGCTGCGCCACTGTGGGCTactccaccaagctgctgtgCTCCGTCAGAGGATTTCCTAAG CCCAAGATTCAGTGGATGAAGAACCAGATGATAATCGGTGATGACCCCAAGTACAGGCAGATAAACAACCAGGGAATCTGCTCTCTGGAGATCCGCAAGCCCAGTAACTTTGATGGCGGTGTGTACGTGTGCAAGGCCATCAATGAACATGGTGAAGCTCTTGTCTCCTGCAAGCTGGAGGTCAAAC AAGCAGTAATTCATGATGCTGATAAGAAATAA
- the mybphb gene encoding myosin binding protein Hb isoform X1, translated as MPAKPAPVKKGAKVVKKEVPPPKPEPAPEAPPAEAPPAEAPPAEAPPAEAPPAEAPPPAAEAPVAAEQVPAEAPKDADAAPGQEDAAPAEGKAPADAPAAEAPPAEEIKAPTPPPPAEPTSEPLELIVEDVNDVSVTIQWRPPATIGNAGLDGYIVECCKEGTGDWKAVNEQLTISCRYVIKNQTTGDRLNIRVVAMNSGGRSPPATLADAVLVREVVDRPKIRLPRFLRQRYVMKVGEKVNLVIPFTGKPQPVVTWTKDGQPIDTKRVNIRNSDRDSIFFIRAAERADSGVYEMCVKVESFEDKSQLTLQIIELPGPPASVKIVDSWGFNVALEWTEPKDNGNTTITGYTVQKADKKTGDWFTVLEHYHRLNATVSDLIMGNTYAFRVFTENKCGISNDATVTKTTATIQKTSIEYKPPDYKERDISEAPKFTTPMPDRCATVGYSTKLLCSVRGFPKPKIQWMKNQMIIGDDPKYRQINNQGICSLEIRKPSNFDGGVYVCKAINEHGEALVSCKLEVKQAVIHDADKK; from the exons ATGCCGGCCAAGCCAGCACCCGTTAAGAAAGGGGCCAAGGTGGTGAAGAAGGAGGTGCCACCACCGAAGCCAGAACCTGCACCTGAGGCGCCTCCAGCTGAAGCTCCACCTGCCGAAGCGCCACCTGCTGAAGCCCCGCCAGCTGAAGCCCCGCCAGCTGAAGCCCCACCGCCCGCCGCCGAGGCCCCTGTAGCCGCTGAGCAAGTTCCAGCCGAGGCTCCCAAAGACG CTGATGCTGCCCCTGGCCAGGAAGATGCTGCACCTGCTGAAGGGAAGGCTCCTGCTGACG CCCCTGCTGCTGAAGCTCCACCAGCAGAGGAGATCAAAGCTCCTACACCTCCCCCTCCAGCAG AGCCCACCAGTGAGCCTTTGGAGTTGATTGTAGAGGATGTCAATGATGTTTCGGTCACTATCCAGTGGAGACCTCCTGCTACCATTGGGAACGCTGGCTTGGATGGATACATTGTGGAATGCTGCAAGGAAGGAA CTGGTGATTGGAAAGCTGTTAACGAACAGCTGACCATTTCCTGCCGTTATGTCATTAAGAACCAGACCACTGGTGACCGTCTCAACATCAGGGTGGTGGCTATGAACTCTGGTGGCCGCAGCCCTCCTGCCACTTTAGCCGATGCCGTCCTGGTCAGAGAAGTCGTAG ATCGCCCCAAGATTCGGCTGCCACGTTTCCTCAGGCAGCGTTATGTGATGAAAGTTGGAGAGAAAGTCAACCTTGTCATCCCCTTCACT GGCAAACCCCAGCCTGTTGTCACCTGGACAAAGGACGGACAGCCCATTGACACCAAGAGAGTGAACATCCGCAACAGTGACAGGGACAGCATCTTCTTCATCCGTGCAGCAGAGCGAGCTGACTCCGGTGTCTATGAGATGTGTGTTAAAGTGGAAAGCTTTGAAGACAAATCCCAGCTGACTCTGCAGATTATTG AACTGCCAGGTCCACCAGCTAGCGTAAAGATTGTGGATTCCTGGGGGTTCAATGTTGCTTTGGAATGGACTGAGCCAAAGGACAACGGAAACACAACCATCACTGGATACACAGTGCAGAAGGCTGACAAAAAGACTGGG GACTGGTTCACAGTGCTGGAGCATTATCACAGGCTGAATGCAACTGTCTCAGACCTGATCATGGGAAATACTTATGCTTTCAGGGTCTTCACCGAGAACAAGTGTGGAATCAGCAATGATGCCACTGTTACAAAGACCACTGCCACCATCCAGAAGACAA GTATTGAATATAAACCACCAGACTACAAGGAACGTGACATAAGCGAGGCCCCCAAGTTCACCACGCCCATGCCAGACCGCTGCGCCACTGTGGGCTactccaccaagctgctgtgCTCCGTCAGAGGATTTCCTAAG CCCAAGATTCAGTGGATGAAGAACCAGATGATAATCGGTGATGACCCCAAGTACAGGCAGATAAACAACCAGGGAATCTGCTCTCTGGAGATCCGCAAGCCCAGTAACTTTGATGGCGGTGTGTACGTGTGCAAGGCCATCAATGAACATGGTGAAGCTCTTGTCTCCTGCAAGCTGGAGGTCAAAC AAGCAGTAATTCATGATGCTGATAAGAAATAA